One region of Thermoleophilia bacterium genomic DNA includes:
- a CDS encoding deoxyguanosinetriphosphate triphosphohydrolase, which yields MKREWPGKVALDLDVLEAGLSPWAQRSSTSRGRERPEEPCLLRSPYQRDRDRILHSKAFRRLKHKTQVFIAPEGDHYRTRLTHTLEVAGIARAIARALRLNEDLVEAIALGHDLGHTPFGHAGESVIDEILRNMGAGGFAHNEQSARVVELLENEGQGLNLTWEVRDGIRNHSGGCNPSTLEAKVVHLADRIAYVNHDIDDALRAGMLTYDDLPAGPLAILGATGSERIDALVHDVVDNSFGKPDIVQSPAVARALDELRDFLFQNVYPRALEEAGGDRIRLLITQLMEYFLDHPESLPPSVLMGEADTSGVPPLVRAVTDYVAGMTDRYAQRVYLELFMPKCWGNL from the coding sequence GTGAAACGAGAGTGGCCCGGCAAGGTAGCTCTAGATCTTGACGTACTTGAGGCAGGTCTTTCTCCCTGGGCTCAGCGATCTTCGACCTCTCGCGGGCGAGAGCGCCCGGAAGAGCCGTGTTTGCTTCGCTCTCCCTATCAGCGGGACCGCGACCGTATCCTGCACTCCAAGGCTTTTCGTCGGCTAAAGCACAAGACCCAAGTTTTCATTGCTCCTGAGGGCGACCACTACCGCACTCGACTCACTCATACCTTAGAGGTGGCCGGGATAGCGCGGGCGATTGCCAGGGCTCTGCGTCTAAACGAGGACCTGGTTGAAGCTATTGCTCTGGGGCACGATTTGGGTCACACCCCCTTCGGCCACGCGGGAGAAAGTGTGATTGACGAAATATTGCGCAACATGGGGGCCGGAGGCTTTGCGCATAATGAGCAAAGCGCCCGCGTGGTGGAGTTACTCGAAAACGAGGGACAGGGTCTCAACTTGACCTGGGAAGTAAGAGACGGGATACGTAACCACTCGGGGGGATGCAATCCCTCCACTCTGGAGGCCAAGGTAGTTCACCTGGCTGACCGGATTGCCTACGTGAACCACGACATTGACGACGCTTTGCGCGCGGGGATGCTCACCTACGATGATCTTCCAGCGGGCCCGCTTGCGATTCTCGGGGCTACAGGCAGTGAGCGTATTGATGCGCTTGTACATGACGTGGTCGACAACAGCTTTGGCAAGCCGGATATTGTTCAGAGCCCAGCTGTGGCTCGGGCTCTAGACGAGCTTCGTGACTTCCTCTTTCAAAATGTTTATCCGCGCGCTTTAGAGGAGGCAGGCGGGGATAGGATCCGACTCCTAATCACTCAGCTCATGGAATATTTCCTTGATCATCCCGAAAGCCTACCTCCGTCGGTTTTGATGGGAGAAGCAGATACAAGTGGAGTGCCTCCGCTAGTGCGGGCGGTTACCGATTACGTCGCTGGCATGACTGACCGGTACGCTCAGCGGGTGTACCTCGAGTTGTTCATGCCAAAGTGCTGGGGGAATCTCTAA
- the gatC gene encoding Asp-tRNA(Asn)/Glu-tRNA(Gln) amidotransferase subunit GatC, which translates to MISREEVEHVARLARLTFSEDELVRLQQELGKIIGYINQLSQLDLSGVEPTSHAVRLTNVFRPDEPQPGLSQEEATSNGPVVEAGQFVVPRIG; encoded by the coding sequence ATGATCTCCCGGGAAGAAGTAGAGCATGTGGCGCGTCTTGCGCGTCTTACCTTTAGCGAGGATGAGCTTGTCCGTTTACAGCAGGAACTGGGCAAGATAATCGGCTACATCAATCAGCTATCTCAGCTTGATCTCTCGGGGGTCGAGCCCACTTCGCACGCGGTTCGTCTGACCAATGTCTTTCGACCTGATGAGCCCCAGCCCGGTCTAAGCCAAGAGGAAGCTACCTCTAACGGCCCGGTGGTAGAGGCTGGCCAGTTTGTGGTTCCAAGGATAGGGTGA
- the gatB gene encoding Asp-tRNA(Asn)/Glu-tRNA(Gln) amidotransferase subunit GatB has translation MTSSLLDGWEAVIGLEIHVQLKTRTKMFCGCEVTFGEPPNTHVCPVCLGHPGVLPVINEKAVEYATRIALALGCRIPPRTIFHRKNYFYPDLPKAYQISQYDLPLGVDGRLEVELDDGSTISVGIARVHMEEDAGKLVHAGGASGRIDGADYSLVDFNRGGTPLVEIVTAPDLRSPEQARIFLAQLRSLVEQLGVSDVNMEEGSLRCDANVSVRRPGEPLGTKTELKNMNSFRFLQRGLEAEIERQILVLEAGEQVVQETVHFDPATGSVFTLRSKEEAHDYRYFPEPDLVPIELSSEYVEEIRKTLPELPQARKQRLVEQYGLSRKEAATLVFNRPLADYFEKLASATGDPRTSVNWVLGDISAYLNARGLEATDFPLSAEDVAELIELVRCGRISGKTAKEVFEEMLVSGKRASVIVEERGLTQISDVEALAEIVSRIVAAHPGPAEEFRQGREKVLGFFVGQVMKETKGQANPQLVNQLLREYLGGQENKGGQGG, from the coding sequence GTGACGTCTAGCCTGCTTGACGGCTGGGAAGCCGTTATCGGCCTTGAAATCCACGTGCAGCTTAAGACACGCACGAAGATGTTCTGTGGGTGCGAGGTCACTTTCGGGGAGCCGCCCAATACCCACGTGTGCCCGGTATGTCTGGGCCACCCAGGAGTGCTCCCGGTGATCAACGAAAAGGCTGTGGAGTATGCAACCAGGATTGCTCTTGCTCTGGGCTGCCGTATCCCCCCACGGACCATCTTTCACCGCAAGAACTACTTCTATCCCGATCTTCCGAAGGCTTATCAGATCTCCCAATACGATCTTCCCTTAGGCGTGGACGGCCGTTTGGAAGTAGAGCTTGATGACGGCAGCACGATATCAGTCGGAATCGCGCGAGTTCACATGGAGGAGGACGCGGGAAAGCTTGTGCACGCCGGGGGCGCGTCGGGACGCATCGACGGGGCGGACTACTCTCTGGTTGACTTTAACCGAGGTGGTACCCCTCTGGTGGAGATTGTAACTGCGCCGGATCTTCGTAGCCCAGAACAGGCACGTATTTTTCTTGCCCAGCTGCGCAGCTTGGTCGAGCAGCTCGGGGTTTCGGACGTGAACATGGAAGAGGGCTCTTTGCGTTGTGACGCCAATGTTTCGGTGCGTCGTCCTGGGGAGCCTTTGGGAACCAAGACCGAACTTAAGAACATGAATTCCTTCCGCTTCTTGCAGCGTGGCTTGGAAGCTGAGATTGAGCGGCAGATCCTTGTCTTGGAGGCCGGGGAGCAGGTAGTGCAAGAGACTGTTCACTTTGACCCAGCCACGGGCTCTGTTTTTACTCTGCGCAGCAAGGAAGAGGCGCACGACTATCGCTACTTCCCCGAACCCGACCTTGTGCCCATTGAGCTTAGCTCAGAGTACGTGGAGGAAATCCGAAAGACCCTGCCGGAACTACCGCAAGCGCGTAAGCAACGACTGGTAGAGCAGTACGGGCTGAGTCGCAAAGAGGCAGCCACGCTCGTGTTCAACCGGCCGCTTGCGGATTACTTCGAGAAGCTAGCTTCTGCTACGGGGGATCCGCGGACCTCGGTTAATTGGGTACTAGGCGACATATCGGCTTATCTCAATGCTCGCGGTCTTGAGGCAACCGATTTTCCGTTGTCGGCGGAGGACGTGGCTGAGCTGATTGAGTTGGTCCGGTGCGGCCGCATTTCAGGGAAAACCGCCAAAGAAGTGTTTGAAGAGATGCTGGTCTCGGGCAAGAGAGCGAGCGTCATCGTGGAAGAAAGGGGACTTACTCAGATAAGCGACGTAGAAGCGCTTGCTGAGATAGTCTCGAGAATTGTTGCAGCTCATCCTGGTCCAGCCGAGGAATTTCGGCAAGGGCGGGAAAAAGTGCTTGGTTTCTTCGTCGGTCAGGTCATGAAAGAGACCAAGGGTCAGGCAAATCCGCAGCTGGTCAATCAGCTGCTGCGAGAATATTTGGGTGGACAGGAGAACAAGGGCGGTCAAGGAGGTTGA
- the rpoD gene encoding RNA polymerase sigma factor RpoD — protein MRSHDYSEFETVVEGLQSVLDQIRDRSFLTVDELAALAHEADLSPEETEQLYSLVADSGIEIIEEEADPEDLAEEEDFLSQLDLSVDHTADDPVRMYLREIGQVPLLTPEEEIELAKLVEQKDLEAKRRLTEANLRLVVSIAKRYMGRGLMFLDLIQEGNLGLIRAVEKFNYRLGYKFSTYATWWIRQAVTRAIADQARTIRVPVHAVEAINKLNRIQREMLQRTGREPTTEELASAMGVTPGKISEMQRATQDPVSLETPVGDEEDSELGDFIEDSETEQPLEVVFRKLRREELFRLLESLPTRDRKVLELRFGLRGERPRTLEEVGERFGVTRERVRQLEAKTLNRLRNFREVQALRDYEG, from the coding sequence GTGAGATCGCACGACTACAGCGAGTTTGAGACCGTGGTCGAGGGGCTGCAAAGCGTGCTCGACCAGATCAGAGACCGGTCCTTTCTCACCGTGGATGAGCTGGCGGCGCTGGCTCACGAGGCTGATCTGTCTCCAGAAGAAACCGAGCAGCTTTACTCTCTCGTTGCTGACTCTGGCATTGAAATTATCGAGGAGGAGGCAGATCCGGAGGACTTGGCCGAGGAGGAAGATTTCTTAAGCCAGCTAGACCTTAGCGTGGACCATACAGCAGACGATCCGGTGCGGATGTATCTGCGCGAGATCGGCCAAGTTCCTTTGCTCACCCCGGAAGAGGAGATCGAGCTTGCCAAACTCGTTGAGCAAAAAGATCTAGAAGCAAAGCGCCGGCTTACCGAGGCCAATCTGCGATTGGTTGTTTCTATCGCAAAGCGGTACATGGGCCGCGGGCTTATGTTCCTGGATCTTATCCAAGAGGGGAATTTGGGTCTGATCCGTGCGGTGGAGAAGTTTAACTACCGGCTGGGGTATAAGTTTTCCACTTATGCCACATGGTGGATTAGGCAGGCTGTAACCCGTGCGATTGCCGACCAAGCTCGGACCATCCGGGTACCGGTGCATGCTGTGGAGGCAATCAACAAACTGAACCGGATCCAGCGGGAGATGCTACAGCGAACAGGCCGCGAGCCCACCACAGAGGAGCTGGCCTCGGCTATGGGTGTAACCCCAGGCAAGATAAGCGAGATGCAGCGCGCGACGCAGGACCCGGTGTCCCTTGAAACGCCGGTAGGCGACGAGGAAGACTCTGAGCTTGGTGATTTCATCGAGGATTCGGAAACAGAGCAACCGCTCGAGGTGGTGTTTCGCAAGCTTAGGCGTGAAGAGTTGTTTAGGCTACTCGAGTCTCTTCCTACTCGAGATCGTAAGGTGCTTGAACTGCGGTTTGGGCTTCGAGGCGAACGACCGCGGACACTTGAAGAGGTGGGTGAGCGTTTCGGAGTGACCAGGGAGCGGGTTCGCCAGCTCGAGGCCAAGACGCTAAACCGCCTGCGCAATTTCCGTGAGGTTCAGGCGCTGCGCGACTACGAAGGCTGA
- a CDS encoding cold-shock protein — MAEGTVKWFSPEKGYGFIEQPDGEDLFVHFSEIQMEGFKTLSEGQAVKFDVVQGPKGLQAANVSPIN; from the coding sequence TTGGCTGAGGGGACTGTTAAGTGGTTTAGTCCCGAGAAGGGCTACGGCTTCATTGAGCAGCCGGACGGTGAGGATCTCTTTGTGCACTTTAGCGAGATCCAGATGGAGGGTTTCAAGACGCTTTCGGAGGGGCAGGCAGTAAAGTTTGACGTTGTTCAAGGGCCTAAGGGTCTGCAAGCAGCTAATGTCTCGCCGATAAACTAA
- the ppdK gene encoding pyruvate, phosphate dikinase, giving the protein MGPTKYVYDFSEGDASMKFVLGGKGANLAEMTKLGIPVPPGFTVTTAACVYYSTHGAYPEGLEKEIEEHLRALEARTGKGFGDPKNPLLLSVRSGAAFSMPGMMDTILNLGLNDETVEGLAQATNNPRFAYDSYRRFISMFGDVVMGVDPQLFEDALTAKKAEVGAQQDTDLTAEDLKDLVGRYKKILDEHAGEQFPTDPMKQLHMAVVAVFKSWDNHRAKVYRRQNNIPDDLGTAVNVQAMVFGNKGETSGTGVAFTRDPSTGENVFYGEFLMNAQGEDVVAGVRHPRPLHELRDVMPGVFDQLCEVRTILEKHYRDMQDIEFTVEDGKLYLLQTRNGKRTAQAAVKIAVDMVNEGLITKEEALMRVEAGQLDQLLHPRLDPNEQYHVIATGLGASPGAAVGKAVFSADEAEERGSRGEPVILVRWETNPDDIHGLVHAQGVITSHGGMTSHAAVVARGMGKPCIAGAAEMKIDAEAKMFTVGDIVVRDGDWISMDGATGRVILGQAKLVPGGIDENVSLLLSWADEVRRLGVRTNADTPEDARKAREFGAEGIGLCRTEHMFMEEHRLPHVRNMIMSETTEEREQHLAKLLPFQREDFVGIFRAMSGLPVTIRLLDPPLHEFLPNYTEVMVELERMRLTGAPADKIEAQEKLAAKVKALAEANPMLGTRGCRLGIQWPEIYAMQVRAIMEAAADVLAETGEQPHVEIMIPLVGFEEELRRMRALVEETAAEVLKERGVSIDFTVGTMIEIPRAALTADQIARQAEFFSFGTNDLTQTTLGFSRDDAEGKFLTHYLKTDVLKSNPFEKLDQEGVGQLIEMAVKKGRSVKPKLKTGICGEHGGEPTSVKFCHRAGLDYVSCSPYRVPIARLAAAQAVLEEKVAPQAGD; this is encoded by the coding sequence ATGGGTCCTACCAAGTATGTCTACGATTTCTCCGAAGGCGATGCCAGCATGAAGTTTGTGCTCGGCGGCAAAGGCGCCAACCTGGCGGAGATGACCAAGCTTGGCATCCCGGTGCCTCCGGGGTTCACGGTAACCACTGCCGCTTGTGTCTATTACTCCACCCATGGGGCGTACCCGGAGGGTTTGGAAAAAGAAATCGAGGAGCACTTGCGGGCACTGGAAGCTCGTACGGGCAAAGGGTTTGGTGATCCGAAGAATCCTCTCTTGCTCTCAGTTCGATCCGGAGCGGCCTTCTCTATGCCCGGCATGATGGATACCATCCTCAACCTGGGTCTAAACGATGAGACGGTTGAGGGGCTTGCTCAAGCGACCAACAACCCTCGATTTGCTTACGACTCTTACCGGCGCTTCATCAGCATGTTCGGCGATGTGGTGATGGGTGTTGATCCTCAGCTTTTCGAGGACGCTCTTACCGCTAAGAAAGCCGAGGTTGGGGCGCAACAAGACACCGACCTCACCGCCGAAGATCTCAAGGATCTTGTCGGTCGTTACAAGAAGATCCTCGATGAACACGCAGGTGAACAGTTCCCCACAGACCCCATGAAGCAGCTTCACATGGCGGTGGTGGCAGTTTTCAAGAGCTGGGACAATCACCGTGCTAAGGTCTACCGCAGACAGAACAACATCCCCGATGACCTGGGCACTGCGGTCAACGTGCAGGCCATGGTGTTCGGCAACAAGGGCGAGACATCCGGCACTGGAGTAGCTTTCACCCGCGACCCATCGACTGGGGAAAATGTTTTCTACGGGGAGTTTCTCATGAACGCCCAGGGCGAGGATGTGGTGGCAGGGGTCCGTCATCCGCGCCCGCTGCACGAGTTGCGTGACGTGATGCCCGGGGTGTTCGACCAGCTTTGCGAAGTGCGCACCATTCTGGAAAAGCATTATCGGGACATGCAGGACATAGAGTTCACCGTAGAGGACGGGAAGCTATACCTGCTACAAACCCGAAATGGAAAGCGCACGGCTCAGGCTGCGGTCAAGATCGCCGTAGACATGGTCAACGAGGGCCTCATCACTAAGGAAGAGGCTCTCATGCGCGTAGAAGCGGGGCAACTGGACCAGTTGTTGCATCCCCGGCTCGATCCGAATGAACAGTACCACGTCATAGCTACCGGGCTCGGGGCCTCTCCTGGCGCTGCTGTGGGCAAGGCGGTGTTTAGCGCTGACGAAGCCGAAGAGCGGGGTTCCCGGGGTGAGCCGGTGATCTTGGTAAGGTGGGAAACGAACCCTGACGATATACATGGGCTTGTGCACGCTCAAGGTGTGATCACTAGCCACGGTGGTATGACCTCTCACGCCGCAGTGGTGGCCCGTGGCATGGGCAAACCGTGTATCGCTGGCGCAGCGGAAATGAAGATTGACGCTGAAGCCAAGATGTTCACGGTAGGTGACATTGTTGTGCGCGACGGAGACTGGATCTCGATGGACGGGGCCACGGGCCGCGTGATTCTCGGCCAAGCCAAGCTGGTTCCCGGGGGAATTGACGAGAATGTCAGTCTGCTTCTCTCTTGGGCGGATGAGGTACGAAGGCTAGGAGTGCGTACTAACGCGGATACTCCTGAGGACGCTCGCAAAGCTCGGGAGTTTGGAGCTGAGGGTATCGGGCTGTGCCGCACCGAGCACATGTTCATGGAGGAGCACCGGCTCCCGCATGTGCGCAACATGATCATGTCGGAGACTACCGAAGAGCGGGAGCAGCACTTGGCAAAATTGCTTCCGTTCCAGCGCGAGGACTTTGTCGGCATCTTCCGCGCCATGTCTGGCCTGCCGGTCACCATTCGCCTGCTTGATCCGCCGCTACATGAGTTCCTTCCCAACTACACTGAGGTGATGGTGGAGCTTGAGCGCATGCGGCTAACCGGGGCTCCAGCAGATAAGATCGAAGCTCAAGAGAAGCTTGCCGCCAAGGTGAAAGCTTTGGCGGAAGCCAACCCAATGCTCGGGACCCGGGGCTGCCGTTTGGGCATTCAATGGCCAGAGATCTACGCTATGCAGGTGCGAGCCATTATGGAGGCCGCTGCAGACGTCTTGGCTGAGACTGGCGAACAGCCGCATGTGGAGATCATGATCCCGCTTGTGGGATTTGAGGAAGAGCTGCGCCGCATGCGTGCATTGGTGGAAGAAACAGCAGCTGAGGTGCTCAAAGAGCGGGGCGTCTCTATCGACTTCACTGTGGGAACAATGATCGAAATCCCACGCGCAGCTCTTACGGCAGACCAAATAGCGCGGCAGGCCGAGTTCTTTAGCTTTGGCACCAATGATCTTACCCAGACGACGCTGGGCTTCTCGCGGGACGACGCAGAGGGCAAGTTCCTCACTCACTATCTCAAGACCGATGTGCTAAAGAGCAATCCGTTTGAGAAGCTTGACCAGGAGGGGGTGGGTCAGCTCATCGAAATGGCGGTCAAGAAGGGCCGCTCGGTAAAGCCAAAGCTCAAGACTGGTATTTGCGGCGAGCACGGCGGGGAACCCACCAGTGTCAAGTTCTGCCATCGCGCGGGACTTGATTATGTAAGCTGCAGTCCCTACCGGGTGCCGATTGCCAGGTTGGCGGCGGCTCAGGCGGTTCTCGAAGAAAAAGTGGCGCCTCAGGCTGGAGACTAG
- the dnaG gene encoding DNA primase, with protein sequence MGLYIKESSVQAVLSAANIVDVISGYTSLRKRGSNYVGLCPFHQEKTPSFTVSAEKGLYYCFGCGEGGDVVRFVERMENVSFAEAVEQLAERYGVALEYQQEKGVDSGRRDRESRLLVLLDRTAAFYERYLWESKSGQTAREYLASRGLGEEICREFRVGLSPKEWQGLYARASRQGFTAQELEEAGLVIRQGTKLYDRFRGRLMFPLTDHRGRVLGFGARSLGDETPKYVNSPEGPLYRKGQLLYGLFQARKAIADADEVIVVEGYTDVLAMAQAGVRNVVASMGTALTEAQVALMMRFTHNVTFMFDADRAGAQAALRSGVLARGLSLRPMVAVLPPGQDPADLAVNGGATAVAQVAKRKVSLLRYELEQALAAGDTSTAEGRVRLFDEVRRILAQASSLMEREEEIRFVADRLRLGDESVALLLREGRSKGPNSGAPATVIRTAGTPASLANRILQNETSVEREFLVACACNPDRAREILEALTPEHFVDPDNREVFLGLQEVLQGKNVFADQRRTIERLTERARREKYGAGSVFVRLVMEAEQGRYSAAVLEELHLRLQEQYLKREIAALRATLDEGGDKTSEQRRLVTLERLLADVRAGLMSIDPEQGQW encoded by the coding sequence ATGGGTCTTTATATCAAAGAGTCCTCTGTCCAGGCCGTGTTGTCGGCGGCCAATATTGTTGACGTAATCTCGGGCTACACCAGCCTCCGCAAACGAGGCTCCAACTATGTTGGCTTGTGTCCCTTCCATCAAGAAAAGACCCCCTCTTTTACGGTGAGCGCCGAAAAAGGCTTGTATTACTGCTTTGGCTGCGGTGAAGGCGGGGACGTCGTTCGCTTTGTTGAGCGCATGGAAAACGTATCTTTCGCCGAAGCTGTGGAGCAGCTGGCTGAGCGCTACGGCGTTGCGCTTGAGTATCAGCAGGAAAAGGGTGTCGACAGCGGGCGCCGAGATCGGGAATCACGTTTACTTGTGCTTTTGGATCGCACAGCGGCCTTCTACGAGCGATATCTGTGGGAATCCAAGAGCGGTCAGACTGCAAGGGAGTACTTAGCCAGTCGTGGTCTGGGAGAGGAGATCTGCCGCGAGTTTAGAGTCGGTCTCTCCCCAAAGGAGTGGCAAGGACTCTACGCCCGCGCCTCGCGGCAGGGCTTCACTGCTCAAGAACTGGAAGAAGCAGGGCTTGTCATTCGCCAGGGCACAAAGCTTTACGATCGTTTCCGCGGCAGGCTCATGTTCCCCCTGACTGACCACCGCGGACGGGTACTAGGGTTTGGCGCCAGAAGCTTGGGCGATGAGACGCCCAAGTACGTAAACTCCCCCGAAGGCCCGCTTTACCGTAAGGGGCAGCTCCTGTATGGCCTGTTTCAGGCACGCAAGGCTATCGCCGATGCTGATGAGGTGATAGTGGTTGAGGGCTATACCGACGTGCTGGCCATGGCCCAGGCGGGAGTTAGAAACGTGGTTGCTTCTATGGGCACTGCTCTCACGGAGGCGCAGGTTGCGCTCATGATGCGCTTTACTCACAATGTCACCTTCATGTTCGATGCCGATCGTGCCGGTGCCCAGGCTGCTCTCCGTTCGGGAGTGCTCGCTCGCGGACTCTCTCTTAGGCCCATGGTGGCTGTCCTCCCTCCTGGACAAGATCCGGCGGATCTTGCCGTTAATGGTGGAGCGACGGCGGTTGCCCAAGTAGCCAAGCGAAAGGTCTCTTTGCTTCGCTACGAGCTTGAACAGGCTCTAGCTGCAGGGGATACGTCCACCGCGGAGGGGCGTGTCAGGCTCTTTGACGAGGTGCGTCGAATTCTTGCCCAAGCGTCGTCATTGATGGAGCGAGAGGAAGAGATACGGTTTGTGGCCGACCGGCTTCGCCTGGGTGATGAGAGCGTCGCTCTGCTTTTGCGCGAAGGTCGAAGCAAGGGGCCTAATAGCGGGGCGCCAGCGACCGTTATTCGTACTGCAGGCACTCCGGCTTCCCTTGCGAACCGCATCCTGCAGAATGAGACGTCTGTCGAGCGCGAGTTCCTGGTGGCGTGTGCTTGCAATCCGGACCGTGCGCGGGAGATCCTTGAAGCTCTGACGCCCGAACATTTCGTCGATCCAGATAACAGAGAGGTCTTTCTTGGTTTACAGGAGGTCCTACAGGGAAAGAATGTTTTTGCAGACCAACGTAGAACTATAGAACGATTAACAGAACGGGCTCGGCGGGAAAAATATGGTGCGGGGTCCGTGTTCGTGCGGTTGGTGATGGAAGCCGAGCAGGGACGTTACTCGGCTGCGGTTTTGGAAGAACTGCACTTGCGTTTGCAGGAGCAGTATCTCAAGCGGGAAATAGCTGCTTTACGGGCGACTCTGGACGAAGGTGGGGATAAGACAAGCGAGCAGAGAAGACTAGTGACGCTCGAGCGTCTGCTAGCCGATGTGCGAGCTGGTCTTATGAGTATTGATCCCGAACAGGGGCAGTGGTGA
- the gatA gene encoding Asp-tRNA(Asn)/Glu-tRNA(Gln) amidotransferase subunit GatA: protein MTAIACRELLAAREISAVELTRAYLDRIAAVDDAVQAFLLVDEEGALAAARAVDAKPKEERGPWEGVPIALKDILCTKGMETTCASRILKGYIPPYDATVVAKLRQAGLIFLGKLNMDEFAMGSSTENSAFKVTRNPWDLQRVPGGSSGGSAACVAASEAPWALGSDTGGSIRQPASLCGVVGLKPTYGAVSRYGLVAFASSLDQIGPLTRTVSDAAALLDLIAGQDPRDSTSVGLPGPVGPLTREDLKGLKFGIIKEFGEGVCERQVLDVFWRAVAVVEQLGGACEEVSLPSLERGLAAYYIIAPSEASSNLARFDGVRYGYRAPGCKDLYEMYVRTRSEGFGPEVKRRIMIGTYALSAGYYDAYYAQAQRTRTLIMREFARAFSQYDFLISPTSPTVAFKLGERVADPLAMYRSDLCTIPVNLAGLPGISLPAGFAGGLPVGLQMIGPHFSERDLLNAAYAIEQNLRVEVAAPVGGLSREEGDGDV, encoded by the coding sequence TTGACGGCTATTGCGTGCCGGGAGCTCCTTGCCGCGCGTGAGATCTCGGCTGTTGAACTTACTCGCGCTTACCTTGACCGCATTGCAGCTGTGGATGATGCAGTTCAGGCCTTTCTGCTCGTAGATGAGGAGGGGGCACTGGCTGCAGCTCGTGCAGTGGATGCCAAGCCCAAAGAAGAAAGAGGTCCTTGGGAAGGCGTGCCCATTGCCTTGAAGGATATTCTCTGCACCAAGGGCATGGAGACCACTTGCGCTTCGCGCATCCTGAAGGGTTATATCCCTCCCTATGACGCCACCGTGGTAGCCAAGCTTCGTCAGGCCGGGCTGATTTTCCTGGGCAAGCTAAACATGGACGAGTTCGCCATGGGCAGCTCCACAGAAAACTCAGCTTTTAAGGTCACCCGGAATCCTTGGGACTTGCAAAGAGTGCCGGGCGGATCAAGCGGTGGCTCCGCCGCCTGTGTCGCGGCAAGCGAGGCTCCGTGGGCCCTGGGAAGTGATACCGGAGGATCTATCCGTCAGCCAGCTTCGCTGTGTGGGGTGGTAGGGCTCAAGCCCACATATGGCGCGGTCAGTCGTTATGGCTTAGTGGCGTTTGCTAGCTCTCTTGATCAGATTGGACCACTCACCCGTACGGTAAGCGACGCGGCCGCGCTTCTTGATTTGATCGCGGGACAAGACCCGCGAGACTCCACCAGCGTGGGGCTGCCCGGACCGGTGGGTCCGCTCACTCGGGAGGACCTAAAGGGGCTTAAGTTCGGCATTATCAAAGAATTTGGCGAAGGTGTTTGCGAGCGGCAGGTTCTCGACGTCTTTTGGCGGGCTGTGGCTGTGGTTGAGCAGCTAGGCGGGGCTTGCGAGGAGGTAAGCTTGCCCAGCCTGGAACGTGGACTGGCGGCTTACTACATCATTGCTCCTTCCGAAGCCAGTTCCAACCTTGCTCGATTTGACGGGGTTCGCTACGGCTACCGAGCTCCTGGCTGCAAGGACCTTTACGAGATGTATGTGCGCACGCGAAGTGAAGGCTTTGGTCCGGAAGTAAAAAGGCGAATCATGATCGGCACCTATGCGCTTTCTGCTGGTTACTACGACGCGTATTACGCACAAGCACAGCGCACGCGGACACTCATTATGCGAGAGTTTGCTCGAGCTTTTTCGCAGTATGACTTTTTAATCTCGCCCACCTCTCCCACCGTCGCCTTCAAGCTTGGAGAGCGTGTGGCCGACCCTCTGGCTATGTATCGCTCAGATTTGTGCACAATCCCGGTGAATCTTGCCGGGCTTCCGGGCATCAGTCTGCCCGCTGGGTTTGCCGGGGGACTACCGGTAGGTCTTCAGATGATCGGCCCGCATTTCTCGGAGCGTGACTTGCTCAACGCAGCATACGCCATCGAGCAGAATCTCCGAGTGGAAGTGGCGGCGCCGGTGGGTGGGTTGTCGCGGGAGGAGGGCGACGGTGACGTCTAG
- a CDS encoding helix-turn-helix transcriptional regulator, with protein MQPTDAHPDSCPVLKTAQIISGKWTLLILRDLSRGLNRFSVLERSLNGISPKTLSERLKGLERAGIVTRKSYPEVPPRVEYTLTPRGWDLIPIIEQMREYGSKWLTAESCQEKPPHED; from the coding sequence GTGCAGCCCACAGATGCGCACCCGGATTCGTGTCCTGTTCTTAAAACCGCGCAAATCATCTCTGGCAAGTGGACACTCTTAATCCTTCGAGATCTTTCCCGAGGTCTTAATCGTTTTAGCGTCCTTGAACGCTCTCTTAACGGCATAAGTCCCAAGACCCTGTCGGAGAGACTGAAAGGGCTAGAAAGGGCAGGGATCGTGACCCGCAAAAGTTACCCTGAAGTGCCACCGCGAGTGGAATACACACTCACCCCTAGGGGATGGGATCTTATTCCCATCATCGAACAAATGCGTGAATACGGGTCGAAGTGGCTCACGGCGGAAAGCTGTCAAGAAAAGCCGCCTCACGAAGACTAG